A single window of Onychomys torridus chromosome 8, mOncTor1.1, whole genome shotgun sequence DNA harbors:
- the Acox1 gene encoding peroxisomal acyl-coenzyme A oxidase 1 isoform X1: MNPDLRKERAAATFNPELITHILDGSPENTRRRREIENMILNDPDFQHEDYNFLTRSQRYEVAVKKSATMVKKMREFGISDPEEIMWFKNSVHRGRPEPLDLHLGMFLPTLLHQATAEQQERFFMPAWNLEITGTYAQTEMGHGTHLRGLETTATYDPKTQEFILNSPTVTSIKWWPGGLGKTSNHAIVLAQLITQGECYGLHAFVVPIREIGTHKPLPGITVGDIGPKFGYEEMDNGYLKMDNYRIPRENMLMKYAQVKPDGTYVKPLNNKLTYGTMVFVRSFLVGDAARCLSKACTIAIRYSAVRHQSEIKPGEPEPQILDFQTQQYKLFPLLATAYAFHFVGRYMKETYLRINESIGRGDLSELPELHALTAGLKAFTTWTANAGIEECRMACGGHGYSHSSGIPNIYVTFTPACTFEGENTVMMLQTARFLMKIYDQVQSGKLVGGMVSYLNDLPSQRIQPQQVAVWPTVVDINSLDSLTEAYKLRAARLVEIAAKNLKTHMSHRKSKEVAWNLTSVDLVRASEAHCHYVVVKIFSDKLPKIQDKAVQAVLRNLCFLYSLYGISQKGGDFLEGNIITGAQMSQVNSRILELLTLIRPNAVALVDAFDFKDMALGSVLGRYDGNVYENLFEWAKKSPLNKTEVHESYYKHLKPLLSKL, translated from the exons ATGAACCCCGACCTGCGCAAGGAGCGGGCCGCCGCCACCTTCAATCCGGAACTGATCACGCACATCTTGGATGGCAGTCCAGAGAACACCCGGCGCCGCCGAGAAATCG AGAACATGATTCTGAACGATCCAGACTTCCAGCACGAAGACTATAACTTCCTTACTCGCAGCCAACGCTATGAGGTGGCTGTTAAGAAGAGTGCCACCATGGTGAAGAAGATGAGGGAATTTGGCATCTCAGACCCTGAAGAAATCATGTGGTTCAAAAA CTCTGTGCACCGAGGGCGACCTGAGCCTTTGGATCTTCACTTGGGCATGTTCCTGCCCACCTTGCTTCACCAGGCCACCGCAGAGCAGCAGGAGCGATTCTTCATGCCGGCCTGGAATTTGGAGATCACGGGCACTTATGCCCAGACAGAGATGGGTCATG GAACTCATCTTCGAGGCCTGGAGACCACTGCCACATATGACCCCAAAACCCAAGAGTTCATTCTCAACAGCCCCACTGTGACTTCTATTAAGTGGTGGCCTGGGGGAC TTGGGAAGACTTCCAACCATGCAATAGTTCTTGCTCAGCTCATCACTCAAGGGGAGTGCTATGGATTACATGCCTTTGTTGTTCCCATCCGTGAAATTGGAACCCACAAGCCCTTGCCAG GTATTACTGTTGGGGATATTGGCCCCAAATTTGGTTATGAGGAGATGGATAACGGTTACCTGAAGATGGACAATTACCGTATCCCTAGAGAGAACATGCTGATGAAATATGCCCag GTGAAGCCTGATGGCACTTATGTGAAGCCCTTGAATAACAAGCTGACGTATGGGACCATGGTGTTCGTCAGGTCCTTCCTCGTGGGAGATGCAGCTCGGTGTCTGTCCAAGGCATGCACCATTGCCATACGATACAGCGCTGTGAGGCACCAGTCGGAAATCAAGCCAGG TgaaccagaaccacagattttggattttcaaaCCCAGCAGTATAAACTCTTCCCACTGCTGGCCACTGCCTACGCCTTCCACTTTGTAGGAAGGTACATGAAGGAGACCTACCTTCGAATTAATGAGAGCATTGGCCGAGGGGACCTGAGTGAGCTGCCTGAG CTTCACGCCCTCACTGCTGGGCTTAAGGCTTTTACTACATGGACGGCCAATGCTGGTATTGAAGAATGTCGGATGGCTTGTGGTGGACACGGCTATTCTCACAGCAGCGGAATTCCAAATATTTACGTCACTTTTACCCCAGCCTGCACCTTTGAGGGAGAGAACACTGTCATGATGCTGCAGACGGCCAG GTTCTTGATGAAAATCTATGACCAGGTGCAGTCGGGGAAGTTGGTGGGTGGCATGGTGTCCTACTTGAATGACCTGCCCAGTCAGCGTATCCAGCCACAGCAGGTGGCAGTCTGGCCAACTGTGGTGGACATCAACAGCCTGGACAGCTTGACTGAAGCCTACAAGCTTCGTGCAGCCAG ATTAGTAGAAATTGCTGCAAAAAACCTTAAGACTCATATGAGTCACAGGAAGAGCAAGGAAGTAGCATGGAACCTAACTTCTGTTGACCTTGTTCGGGCGAGTGAG GCTCATTGCCACTACGTagtggtgaagatcttttcagACAAACTCCCCAAGATCCAAGACAAAGCCGTCCAGGCTGTCCTGAGGAATCTGTGTTTCCTGTATTCTCTCTACGGGATCAGCCAGAAAGGAGGAGATTTTCTTGAG gGGAACATCATCACAGGGGCTCAGATGTCACAAGTAAACAGCCGGATACTGGAATTGCTCACCCTAATCCGCCCCAATGCTGTTGCTCTGGTGGATGCCTTTGACTTTAAGGATATGGCACTGGGCTCTGTTCTTGGCCGCTATGATGGGAACGTGTATGAGAACTTGTTTGAGTGGGCCAAGAAGTCCCCACTGAACAAAACggag GTCCATGAGTCCTACTACAAGCACTTGAAACCCCTGCTGTCCAAGCTCTGA
- the Acox1 gene encoding peroxisomal acyl-coenzyme A oxidase 1 isoform X2: protein MNPDLRKERAAATFNPELITHILDGSPENTRRRREIENMILNDPDFQHEDYNFLTRSQRYEVAVKKSATMVKKMREFGISDPEEIMWFKKLHLVNFVEPVGLNYSMFIPTLLNQGTTAQQEKWMLPSKDLQIIGTYAQTEMGHGTHLRGLETTATYDPKTQEFILNSPTVTSIKWWPGGLGKTSNHAIVLAQLITQGECYGLHAFVVPIREIGTHKPLPGITVGDIGPKFGYEEMDNGYLKMDNYRIPRENMLMKYAQVKPDGTYVKPLNNKLTYGTMVFVRSFLVGDAARCLSKACTIAIRYSAVRHQSEIKPGEPEPQILDFQTQQYKLFPLLATAYAFHFVGRYMKETYLRINESIGRGDLSELPELHALTAGLKAFTTWTANAGIEECRMACGGHGYSHSSGIPNIYVTFTPACTFEGENTVMMLQTARFLMKIYDQVQSGKLVGGMVSYLNDLPSQRIQPQQVAVWPTVVDINSLDSLTEAYKLRAARLVEIAAKNLKTHMSHRKSKEVAWNLTSVDLVRASEAHCHYVVVKIFSDKLPKIQDKAVQAVLRNLCFLYSLYGISQKGGDFLEGNIITGAQMSQVNSRILELLTLIRPNAVALVDAFDFKDMALGSVLGRYDGNVYENLFEWAKKSPLNKTEVHESYYKHLKPLLSKL, encoded by the exons ATGAACCCCGACCTGCGCAAGGAGCGGGCCGCCGCCACCTTCAATCCGGAACTGATCACGCACATCTTGGATGGCAGTCCAGAGAACACCCGGCGCCGCCGAGAAATCG AGAACATGATTCTGAACGATCCAGACTTCCAGCACGAAGACTATAACTTCCTTACTCGCAGCCAACGCTATGAGGTGGCTGTTAAGAAGAGTGCCACCATGGTGAAGAAGATGAGGGAATTTGGCATCTCAGACCCTGAAGAAATCATGTGGTTCAAAAA ACTACATTTGGTCAATTTTGTGGAACCTGTGGGCCTCAATTACTCCATGTTTATTCCTACCTTGCTGAATCAGGGCACCACTGCTCAGCAAGAGAAATGGATGCTTCCGTCCAAAGATCTCCAGATAATTGGTACCTACGCCCAGACGGAGATGGGCCACG GAACTCATCTTCGAGGCCTGGAGACCACTGCCACATATGACCCCAAAACCCAAGAGTTCATTCTCAACAGCCCCACTGTGACTTCTATTAAGTGGTGGCCTGGGGGAC TTGGGAAGACTTCCAACCATGCAATAGTTCTTGCTCAGCTCATCACTCAAGGGGAGTGCTATGGATTACATGCCTTTGTTGTTCCCATCCGTGAAATTGGAACCCACAAGCCCTTGCCAG GTATTACTGTTGGGGATATTGGCCCCAAATTTGGTTATGAGGAGATGGATAACGGTTACCTGAAGATGGACAATTACCGTATCCCTAGAGAGAACATGCTGATGAAATATGCCCag GTGAAGCCTGATGGCACTTATGTGAAGCCCTTGAATAACAAGCTGACGTATGGGACCATGGTGTTCGTCAGGTCCTTCCTCGTGGGAGATGCAGCTCGGTGTCTGTCCAAGGCATGCACCATTGCCATACGATACAGCGCTGTGAGGCACCAGTCGGAAATCAAGCCAGG TgaaccagaaccacagattttggattttcaaaCCCAGCAGTATAAACTCTTCCCACTGCTGGCCACTGCCTACGCCTTCCACTTTGTAGGAAGGTACATGAAGGAGACCTACCTTCGAATTAATGAGAGCATTGGCCGAGGGGACCTGAGTGAGCTGCCTGAG CTTCACGCCCTCACTGCTGGGCTTAAGGCTTTTACTACATGGACGGCCAATGCTGGTATTGAAGAATGTCGGATGGCTTGTGGTGGACACGGCTATTCTCACAGCAGCGGAATTCCAAATATTTACGTCACTTTTACCCCAGCCTGCACCTTTGAGGGAGAGAACACTGTCATGATGCTGCAGACGGCCAG GTTCTTGATGAAAATCTATGACCAGGTGCAGTCGGGGAAGTTGGTGGGTGGCATGGTGTCCTACTTGAATGACCTGCCCAGTCAGCGTATCCAGCCACAGCAGGTGGCAGTCTGGCCAACTGTGGTGGACATCAACAGCCTGGACAGCTTGACTGAAGCCTACAAGCTTCGTGCAGCCAG ATTAGTAGAAATTGCTGCAAAAAACCTTAAGACTCATATGAGTCACAGGAAGAGCAAGGAAGTAGCATGGAACCTAACTTCTGTTGACCTTGTTCGGGCGAGTGAG GCTCATTGCCACTACGTagtggtgaagatcttttcagACAAACTCCCCAAGATCCAAGACAAAGCCGTCCAGGCTGTCCTGAGGAATCTGTGTTTCCTGTATTCTCTCTACGGGATCAGCCAGAAAGGAGGAGATTTTCTTGAG gGGAACATCATCACAGGGGCTCAGATGTCACAAGTAAACAGCCGGATACTGGAATTGCTCACCCTAATCCGCCCCAATGCTGTTGCTCTGGTGGATGCCTTTGACTTTAAGGATATGGCACTGGGCTCTGTTCTTGGCCGCTATGATGGGAACGTGTATGAGAACTTGTTTGAGTGGGCCAAGAAGTCCCCACTGAACAAAACggag GTCCATGAGTCCTACTACAAGCACTTGAAACCCCTGCTGTCCAAGCTCTGA
- the Acox1 gene encoding peroxisomal acyl-coenzyme A oxidase 1 isoform X3 — MDASVQRSPDNWYLRPDGDGPRSVHRGRPEPLDLHLGMFLPTLLHQATAEQQERFFMPAWNLEITGTYAQTEMGHGTHLRGLETTATYDPKTQEFILNSPTVTSIKWWPGGLGKTSNHAIVLAQLITQGECYGLHAFVVPIREIGTHKPLPGITVGDIGPKFGYEEMDNGYLKMDNYRIPRENMLMKYAQVKPDGTYVKPLNNKLTYGTMVFVRSFLVGDAARCLSKACTIAIRYSAVRHQSEIKPGEPEPQILDFQTQQYKLFPLLATAYAFHFVGRYMKETYLRINESIGRGDLSELPELHALTAGLKAFTTWTANAGIEECRMACGGHGYSHSSGIPNIYVTFTPACTFEGENTVMMLQTARFLMKIYDQVQSGKLVGGMVSYLNDLPSQRIQPQQVAVWPTVVDINSLDSLTEAYKLRAARLVEIAAKNLKTHMSHRKSKEVAWNLTSVDLVRASEAHCHYVVVKIFSDKLPKIQDKAVQAVLRNLCFLYSLYGISQKGGDFLEGNIITGAQMSQVNSRILELLTLIRPNAVALVDAFDFKDMALGSVLGRYDGNVYENLFEWAKKSPLNKTEVHESYYKHLKPLLSKL; from the exons ATGGATGCTTCCGTCCAAAGATCTCCAGATAATTGGTACCTACGCCCAGACGGAGATGGGCCACG CTCTGTGCACCGAGGGCGACCTGAGCCTTTGGATCTTCACTTGGGCATGTTCCTGCCCACCTTGCTTCACCAGGCCACCGCAGAGCAGCAGGAGCGATTCTTCATGCCGGCCTGGAATTTGGAGATCACGGGCACTTATGCCCAGACAGAGATGGGTCATG GAACTCATCTTCGAGGCCTGGAGACCACTGCCACATATGACCCCAAAACCCAAGAGTTCATTCTCAACAGCCCCACTGTGACTTCTATTAAGTGGTGGCCTGGGGGAC TTGGGAAGACTTCCAACCATGCAATAGTTCTTGCTCAGCTCATCACTCAAGGGGAGTGCTATGGATTACATGCCTTTGTTGTTCCCATCCGTGAAATTGGAACCCACAAGCCCTTGCCAG GTATTACTGTTGGGGATATTGGCCCCAAATTTGGTTATGAGGAGATGGATAACGGTTACCTGAAGATGGACAATTACCGTATCCCTAGAGAGAACATGCTGATGAAATATGCCCag GTGAAGCCTGATGGCACTTATGTGAAGCCCTTGAATAACAAGCTGACGTATGGGACCATGGTGTTCGTCAGGTCCTTCCTCGTGGGAGATGCAGCTCGGTGTCTGTCCAAGGCATGCACCATTGCCATACGATACAGCGCTGTGAGGCACCAGTCGGAAATCAAGCCAGG TgaaccagaaccacagattttggattttcaaaCCCAGCAGTATAAACTCTTCCCACTGCTGGCCACTGCCTACGCCTTCCACTTTGTAGGAAGGTACATGAAGGAGACCTACCTTCGAATTAATGAGAGCATTGGCCGAGGGGACCTGAGTGAGCTGCCTGAG CTTCACGCCCTCACTGCTGGGCTTAAGGCTTTTACTACATGGACGGCCAATGCTGGTATTGAAGAATGTCGGATGGCTTGTGGTGGACACGGCTATTCTCACAGCAGCGGAATTCCAAATATTTACGTCACTTTTACCCCAGCCTGCACCTTTGAGGGAGAGAACACTGTCATGATGCTGCAGACGGCCAG GTTCTTGATGAAAATCTATGACCAGGTGCAGTCGGGGAAGTTGGTGGGTGGCATGGTGTCCTACTTGAATGACCTGCCCAGTCAGCGTATCCAGCCACAGCAGGTGGCAGTCTGGCCAACTGTGGTGGACATCAACAGCCTGGACAGCTTGACTGAAGCCTACAAGCTTCGTGCAGCCAG ATTAGTAGAAATTGCTGCAAAAAACCTTAAGACTCATATGAGTCACAGGAAGAGCAAGGAAGTAGCATGGAACCTAACTTCTGTTGACCTTGTTCGGGCGAGTGAG GCTCATTGCCACTACGTagtggtgaagatcttttcagACAAACTCCCCAAGATCCAAGACAAAGCCGTCCAGGCTGTCCTGAGGAATCTGTGTTTCCTGTATTCTCTCTACGGGATCAGCCAGAAAGGAGGAGATTTTCTTGAG gGGAACATCATCACAGGGGCTCAGATGTCACAAGTAAACAGCCGGATACTGGAATTGCTCACCCTAATCCGCCCCAATGCTGTTGCTCTGGTGGATGCCTTTGACTTTAAGGATATGGCACTGGGCTCTGTTCTTGGCCGCTATGATGGGAACGTGTATGAGAACTTGTTTGAGTGGGCCAAGAAGTCCCCACTGAACAAAACggag GTCCATGAGTCCTACTACAAGCACTTGAAACCCCTGCTGTCCAAGCTCTGA